Genomic window (Desulforapulum autotrophicum HRM2):
GCAGTATGGATTATATATCCACCAAAGGTCAAGGTACTGCCGGCGGAACTTACCATCGAAAAAATGCCCCCCATGCAAAAAAATGAAAAACAACTCTCATGGATCCTTGCAGTTACCTTCCTGCTCTGGTTCATGACGGATATAACCAAAATCCATGTGTCAGCCATTGGCGGGCTCTTTATCGTGGTCTGCATGGTCTTCAAGGTCGTGGACTGGAAACGATGCCTGGACGAATATCCATGGAACCCCATCATGGTATTTGGTGCAGGATTCTCCCTGGGCGTGGCCATGCTGGACACCGGTGCAGGGCAATGGATCGCCACCCAGATATTCCCGATCTTCACCAATTCACCATGGCCTGTGGTTGCGGCAGGTGCATCTGCTCTCAGTGCCGTCATTACCAGTTTCATGGCCAATGCCGCAGCCACGGCACTGCTGGTTCCTGTTGTGGTTCCCATGGCAGATATGGCCGGCACCCCGGTGGTGCCGATTGCCATGGCCGTACCCCTTGCCACAACCTTTGTACTGCTGGTCATCGGATGCCCTCCGACCCTGATCGCCTATGGCTTTGGCTATTTCACCCAGTGGGAGGCATGCAAGATCCTGGTGTTCAGGTCTATCCTGGGTATCATTGTTTTGAGTTTGTGCATGGCCCTCTGGTATCCGCTGATGGGCATGCCGGGAAATACCGACAACATGAAAACACCCGCGAAACTCACGATGTCAGGATATGAGCTGATTATAAACAAATAACCGACATGGCCGGAGCAGGGGATCTGCTCCGGCCACAACGAATGATGAAACGCCCCTGTTTGCAAAGCTTCGGTGGGTGTTTCATTTAAAAAAAACGCAAAGACAACCTTTTAAGGGAAATAGATACTGGGTGAGTGAGTGGGCCTTCCAGGCAAACCCACTCATTTTTTTTCTGATACTGGATCAATCCTTTTTCCTTGTGAATAAAGATAAAATCTTTTAGATAATAATGAATTATTTACGTTTTCCTAAGGTTTAATTCAACAAAAAGGATGAACAATGAAAATTCTCGTGGGATACCGGGGTGTGGATGTGGGTAAGGATCTACTGGAAATTGCCTTGATGCATGCAAAGGCCTTTAATGGCGAAGTCCTTGTGGTAACCTCAATGATGGGCGGTGAAAGAACCGAACAACCGAGAATTGAAGATGCAGAAAAAAATCTCAAGGACGCAAAACAATACTTTGACGAAAATGGC
Coding sequences:
- a CDS encoding SLC13 family permease, whose protein sequence is MSSELNIAKLEEEGGAKQSQTFALKWIAISLIAGLLIWLIPTPADLGARGHAFLAMLTAVVILWTSEAIPIGVTSIGVGCAMIILKIQTSKAAWEPYANRTVVFVFFIIMLGVMLSQTTIPNRLMSYILKIGGTNVKRLSFTLCMGATFLAAWTHDATITIVLLYAMMPMFLKMGLTPDKSNNFTKHFMFIIPLGAACGGGATFLGSGRSPASAELLFKITGYNIGFMEYMLYQFVPSMFLGLATWLAVWIIYPPKVKVLPAELTIEKMPPMQKNEKQLSWILAVTFLLWFMTDITKIHVSAIGGLFIVVCMVFKVVDWKRCLDEYPWNPIMVFGAGFSLGVAMLDTGAGQWIATQIFPIFTNSPWPVVAAGASALSAVITSFMANAAATALLVPVVVPMADMAGTPVVPIAMAVPLATTFVLLVIGCPPTLIAYGFGYFTQWEACKILVFRSILGIIVLSLCMALWYPLMGMPGNTDNMKTPAKLTMSGYELIINK
- a CDS encoding universal stress protein, which translates into the protein MKILVGYRGVDVGKDLLEIALMHAKAFNGEVLVVTSMMGGERTEQPRIEDAEKNLKDAKQYFDENGITAHSHLLVRGVEAGEDIIDFAKEKQVDEIIIGVKSRSKVGKLLFGSTAQAIILRAPCPVVTVR